One genomic window of Cottoperca gobio chromosome 10, fCotGob3.1, whole genome shotgun sequence includes the following:
- the clp1 gene encoding polyribonucleotide 5'-hydroxyl-kinase Clp1: protein MATESVETTSEDVPVPGKASTRFDLEKETELRFEVEAGEAAEQVELELLTGMAEVFGSELNRNKKYTFGPGSKIAVFTWQGCSVNLYGKPEVAYVSKDTPMLLYLNTHAALEQMRKQAERDNERGPRVMVVGPTDVGKSTVCRLLLSYAVRVGRRPTLVELDVGQSGVSVPGTVSALCIERPADVEEGFSVQAPLVYHFGSTTPGTNIKLYNKLTSCLADVFSRRCEVNRKASVGGCIINTCGWVKGSGYQALVHCASAFEVDVVLVLDHERLYNELKRDLPHFVRVVLLPKSGGVVERSKECRRDTRDEKIREYFYGFRGVTFYPFSYEVRFSDVRIYKIGAPSIPDSCLPLGMSQDDTQLKLVPVTPGRDLTYHVLSVSSAEDGEEGARKGIVESPVCGFIVVTNVDTQTQVMKVLSPAPRPLPRHTLLIMDIRFMDMK from the exons ATGGCAACAGAAAGTGTGGAAACGACGAGTGAAGATGTTCCAGTACCTGGGAAGGCCAGCACCAGGTTTGACCTGGAGAAGGAGACTGAACTTAGGTTTGAGGTGGAGGCAGGGGAGGCAGCAGAGCAAGTTGAGCTGGAGCTCCTCACGGGAATGGCTGAGGTGTTCGGCTCGGAGCTGAACCGCAACAAGAAATACACATTTGGACCAGGCTCCAAGATCGCAGTTTTCACCTGGCAAGGCTGCAGTGTGAATCTTTATGGGAAGCCAGAG GTGGCTTATGTGTCCAAGGATACTCCCATGCTGCTCTACCTCAACACACATGCTGCCCTGGAACAGATGAGAAAACAAGCCGAGCGGGACAATGAGAGGGGGCCAAGA GTGATGGTGGTGGGACCTACAGATGTGGGGAAGTCAACCGTGTGCCGGCTGCTATTAAGCTATGCTGTAAGGGTGGGCCGGAGGCCAACACTGGTGGAACTGGATGTTGGACAGAGTGGG GTGTCTGTACCTGGGACAGTGTCAGCACTGTGCATTGAGCGCCCGGCAGACGTGGAGGAGGGTTTCTCAGTCCAGGCTCCTTTAGTCTACCACTTTGGCTCTACTACCCCAGGGACCAACATCAAACTTTATAATAAG CTGACGTCATGCCTGGCAGATGTGTTTTCCCGGCGCTGTGAGGTGAACAGGAAGGCCAGTGTGGGAGGCTGTATCATCAACACCTGCGGCTGGGTGAAGGGCTCTGGATACCAGGCTCTGGTCCACTGTGCCTCTGCCTTCGAGGTGGATGTGGTGCTGGTGCTGGACCATGAGAGGCTCTACAATGAACTCAAACGAGACCTCCCTCACTTTGTACGGGTTGTGCTCCTACCCAAGTCCGGAGGGGTGGTGGAGCGCTCCAAGGAGTGCAGGCGGGATACTCGGGATGAGAAGATCCGCGAGTATTTTTACGGTTTCCGTGGAGTGACCTTCTACCCCTTTTCCTATGAAGTGCGTTTCTCAGACGTCCGCATCTACAAGATTGGAGCACCATCCATCCCGGACTCGTGCTTGCCCCTGGGAATGTCTCAGGATGATACGCAGCTAAAGCTGGTGCCTGTGACACCAGGGAGAGACCTCACGTACCACGTTCTGAGCGTGAGCAGCGCAGAGGACGGAGAGGAAGGTGCTAGAAAGGGTATAGTGGAGAGCCCTGTGTGTGGATTTATTGTGGTGACTAATGTGGACACGCAAACACAGGTGATGAAAGTTCTGTCCCCAGCGCCCAGACCCCTGCCCAGACACACTCTGCTTATCATGGACATCCGCTTCATGGACATGAAATAA
- the selenoh gene encoding selenoprotein H, with amino-acid sequence MASKAGRRGTKRKVEVEPEEEQPSVEEEKDGGEGEEGPAGQRVVIEHCKSURVYGRNAEEVKSALLAAHPDLTVVFNPEKPRRNSFEINLLDGGKETSLWTGIKKGPPRKLKFPQPDVVVAALQEALKAE; translated from the exons atggcgtctaaagcag GTCGTCGGGGGACGAAGCGCAAAGTGGAGGTTGAGCCAGAGGAGGAGCAACCATccgtggaggaggagaaagacggaggagagggggaggaaggccCTGCAGGCCAAAGGGTGGTCATTGAACACTG TAAGAGCTGACGAGTGTACGGGCGTAATGCTGAGGAGGTGAAATCTGCCCTCCTGGCTGCCCACCCTGACCTGACTGTGGTCTTCAACCCTGAGAAACCCCGCAGGAACAGCTTCGAGATCAATCTGCTAGATGGAGGCAAAG AAACATCTCTGTGGACTGGAATAAAGAAGGGTCCTCCTCGTAAACTGAAGTTTCCTCAACCTGATGTTGTAGTTGCGGCTCTACAGGAGGCTCTGAAGGCCGAGTAG